One genomic segment of Catalinimonas alkaloidigena includes these proteins:
- a CDS encoding WcaI family glycosyltransferase yields the protein MRILVYGINYYPELTGIGKYTTEMCEWLTRQGHQIEVISALPYYPEWDVHEDYKGKGWHSEVINGVRVHRGPFYVPKNVSGYTRLLHEFSFLASSAWSWMKQLPRNFDLVLCIYPPLPIGVFPLLCKWLKGTPFVFHIQDLQVDAARQLGIIRRKGLLNFLEGFERYFMRRADLVTTISEGMRKKVLAKGVAKDRLKLFPNWVDTQRLFPYDEAEKPGLKQQYGYQPGDKIVLYSGNLGEKQGLDSLLRAAAIAQEKQSELKFFVVGEGAAKKSLLALKEELRLENVRFAPLVPKKELPDLLNMADLHVILQKKGATDLVMPSKLGGILACGGVPLVAAEERSSLRRLIEEHRMGVLADAENELSLLYSIEQYFAKRSQVDYSAHARQYARQYLCIDSILTRFESDLAEVGGQLMVGEPIIDRAEA from the coding sequence ATGAGAATACTTGTATACGGCATTAACTACTACCCTGAACTGACCGGCATTGGTAAGTATACCACAGAGATGTGTGAATGGCTGACCCGGCAGGGACATCAGATAGAAGTAATCAGCGCATTGCCTTACTATCCCGAATGGGATGTACATGAAGACTATAAAGGCAAGGGCTGGCATAGCGAGGTGATCAATGGGGTGAGGGTGCATCGTGGACCTTTCTATGTGCCCAAAAATGTAAGCGGTTATACCCGCCTGCTGCATGAGTTCTCTTTCCTGGCCAGTTCGGCCTGGTCGTGGATGAAGCAGCTCCCCCGTAATTTTGATCTGGTACTTTGTATTTACCCTCCCTTACCCATTGGTGTCTTCCCATTGCTCTGCAAATGGCTGAAAGGCACCCCTTTTGTGTTTCACATACAGGACCTGCAGGTGGATGCCGCCCGGCAGTTAGGCATTATCCGCCGCAAAGGGCTGCTTAATTTCCTGGAAGGTTTTGAGCGTTACTTTATGCGCAGAGCAGACCTGGTGACCACCATCAGCGAAGGCATGCGGAAGAAGGTGCTGGCCAAAGGGGTAGCGAAGGATAGGCTGAAGCTTTTTCCTAACTGGGTAGATACACAGCGCCTGTTTCCTTATGATGAAGCTGAAAAGCCTGGCCTGAAACAGCAATATGGCTATCAGCCGGGGGATAAGATAGTCCTCTATAGTGGTAATCTGGGAGAGAAGCAGGGGCTGGATAGCCTACTGAGGGCGGCGGCCATAGCGCAGGAAAAACAAAGTGAGCTGAAGTTTTTTGTGGTAGGTGAAGGGGCGGCCAAGAAAAGCCTGCTGGCGCTCAAAGAAGAATTGAGGCTGGAGAATGTACGTTTTGCTCCACTGGTACCGAAAAAAGAATTGCCGGATCTGCTGAACATGGCCGATCTGCATGTGATACTGCAGAAAAAAGGAGCTACCGATCTGGTGATGCCTTCCAAACTGGGGGGCATACTGGCCTGCGGAGGGGTGCCTCTGGTAGCCGCCGAAGAAAGATCGAGCCTGCGCCGCCTGATTGAAGAACATCGGATGGGGGTGCTGGCGGATGCCGAAAATGAGCTGAGCCTGCTCTATAGCATAGAGCAGTATTTTGCTAAACGTAGCCAGGTAGATTACAGTGCCCATGCCCGGCAGTATGCCCGGCAGTATCTCTGCATAGACAGCATACTTACCCGCTTTGAGAGTGATCTGGCTGAGGTAGGAGGGCAGTTAATGGTGGGTGAACCCATCATAGATAGGGCAGAAGCTTAA
- a CDS encoding nucleoside-diphosphate sugar epimerase/dehydratase: MGRVKSAYSKVCILILALPDVFAFGIWLSLGTALQSTVLLTDIEFTYILTLLWMCASGFSGLYNPPQLVSWPRLSLALTKALTVELLAGSMLYYLLPGMELRPDVFLLFCCWLAAVSLGSRMALLRLYRGRRKGDGTGFIILGYTPEARLLQRHLKRVGKHHRFLGFFDDRSQGAYIRGRMVDVTDFCRNHKVDAIYICGEGASQLGGLYDFANQHYIYLYFLMPGLKYQAGPLDHIDLTEGLSLIGYQPSRRRQWRKKWLALRLNRRRLVAATH; the protein is encoded by the coding sequence ATGGGAAGAGTAAAATCAGCATATTCAAAAGTATGCATACTTATTTTAGCTTTGCCGGATGTTTTCGCTTTCGGCATATGGCTATCCCTGGGGACAGCTTTACAAAGCACGGTACTACTTACAGATATTGAATTTACTTATATTCTTACCCTCCTTTGGATGTGTGCATCAGGGTTTTCGGGACTCTATAACCCTCCCCAGCTGGTATCCTGGCCTCGCCTGAGCCTTGCGCTAACTAAAGCACTGACTGTTGAACTGCTGGCAGGTAGCATGCTCTATTATCTATTGCCTGGGATGGAGCTTAGGCCAGATGTATTTTTGCTCTTCTGCTGCTGGCTGGCAGCTGTGTCTTTAGGAAGTAGAATGGCGTTGCTTCGCCTGTATCGGGGGAGGCGTAAAGGGGATGGCACTGGGTTTATTATACTGGGCTACACTCCTGAAGCCAGACTATTACAGAGACATCTGAAAAGGGTAGGAAAGCATCACCGGTTCCTTGGCTTTTTTGATGATCGCTCACAGGGCGCCTATATACGAGGGCGGATGGTAGATGTGACCGACTTTTGTAGAAATCATAAGGTAGATGCCATTTACATCTGCGGAGAAGGCGCTTCCCAGCTTGGTGGACTGTATGATTTCGCCAACCAGCATTACATATATCTGTATTTTCTGATGCCAGGCCTGAAATACCAGGCAGGGCCCCTGGACCATATTGACCTTACTGAAGGCTTATCTCTTATCGGTTACCAGCCTTCGCGACGGAGGCAGTGGCGGAAGAAATGGCTGGCACTTCGGCTGAACAGACGAAGGCTGGTAGCAGCTACCCATTAG
- a CDS encoding DNA-binding domain-containing protein: protein MSLKFFLKDNHLTPDPNDYRAETVKGKTNDLEDIIDMMMHRPVGVSRVEVTGVMEELFVAMEFLLLRGESIETSLFKLSPKVKGVFESEDAPFDPARHKVKLRLLPGNKLGKIAKEIPVEKIAPIVNVPVPTALMDMASQQKNQTLTAGKPARLQGNKLKFDAADPLQGVFLINSSTDEESRADFILDNEPKTVTFVVPEGLAAGNYQLELRSNLGTKELKVGSLSAILTIT, encoded by the coding sequence ATGAGTTTAAAATTCTTTCTTAAGGATAATCATCTGACACCTGATCCGAATGATTATCGTGCAGAAACGGTCAAAGGTAAGACCAATGACCTGGAGGACATTATTGACATGATGATGCACCGGCCCGTAGGTGTATCACGGGTGGAAGTGACGGGCGTGATGGAGGAATTGTTCGTAGCCATGGAATTCCTCTTACTGAGGGGCGAGAGTATTGAGACTTCTCTCTTTAAGCTCTCTCCTAAGGTGAAGGGCGTGTTTGAAAGTGAGGATGCTCCTTTTGACCCTGCCAGGCATAAGGTGAAGCTCCGGCTGTTGCCCGGAAATAAGCTGGGTAAGATCGCGAAGGAAATTCCTGTGGAGAAAATAGCTCCTATCGTGAATGTTCCTGTGCCTACTGCCCTGATGGATATGGCCAGCCAGCAGAAGAACCAGACACTGACTGCGGGTAAGCCTGCCCGCCTGCAGGGGAATAAGCTGAAATTTGACGCAGCCGATCCGCTACAGGGGGTATTTCTGATCAACAGCAGTACGGATGAGGAAAGCAGAGCTGACTTTATCCTGGACAATGAGCCTAAGACGGTGACCTTTGTGGTGCCCGAAGGCCTGGCGGCAGGAAACTATCAGCTGGAACTGCGGTCCAATCTGGGCACTAAGGAACTGAAAGTAGGCAGCCTTAGTGCTATTTTAACAATCACATAA
- a CDS encoding GIY-YIG nuclease family protein, with protein sequence MLKGNYFVYIITNPGKRVLYTGLTNDLATRLQQHYANRGKRDTFAGRYYCYRLLYYERFSDVQQAIEREKEIKDLSRQKKEDLISAFNPQWKFLLP encoded by the coding sequence ATGCTCAAAGGCAACTATTTTGTATATATCATCACCAATCCTGGTAAAAGGGTATTGTATACTGGCCTCACGAACGATTTGGCCACGCGGCTCCAACAGCACTATGCGAATAGAGGAAAAAGAGATACCTTTGCGGGTAGGTACTATTGCTATAGACTACTGTATTATGAGCGATTTTCAGATGTACAGCAGGCAATAGAACGGGAGAAAGAGATCAAAGATCTCAGCAGACAAAAGAAAGAAGATCTTATCAGTGCTTTTAATCCCCAATGGAAGTTTTTGCTTCCCTGA
- a CDS encoding PAS domain S-box protein encodes MKTLAQAIRKISELEAALEHSRQQLGFPGSLMAVNLKELYEFAGVGWWTANLKTGKIDWSEEVARHYDWPLTEEAPDIEDYYQLIHPNHREQVRASFAQAYHSDQLTFEKCILSRKNVVRYLKTTVKPLKNKKGEKVGLYGTTLDITDNKKAEEELRAEKEKYKLIANSVQDLICMHHTDASFTYLSPSVKHILGYAEEELIGTNPYELFHVEDIPKIEDAYLHLAMKDKKDNWMEYRMRRKDGRYIWLQTNLTPIIVEGEVVAIQSVSRDITTQHIAQDQLKVSERNYRRLASNIPDTDIFLFDKDMRLILADGATMQKQGKRSEAYEGKYLEEAVPENIKNYFKPIFEATVRGESVHSSVMSEGEYYSHRTVPLRDEEGQIEGGLLVSQNISEQKKAEEALLKVKEELEEAQELAGIGSWELEIKTGKLSLSPQFKKLIGAKSDFSPDLYRGLNFFSKHSRQLFEEHVRKSMQEGSNFDLELEMSIPAMKRMWVRTLGKTIMRNQKPYKLKGVFQDISKAKKAEQHQKRFQKGLKTLNLIASHSKLDFKTQIDRSLSEVADFLGMPLGVISRVEENYCHVSHSVRTTNSLPDMQGMRMPLDHTYCSLAYHQNDVVAVSDMKASAYKEHPAYAKIRMESYIGTPLRIDDKIYGIVNFMDISPREEDFSDEAKEFVRLFARWVSATLERIHKEEELIQAKRQAEHASMAKAQFLSTMSHEIRTPLNAVIGISHLLLQDDPKPEQLENLHALRFSGENLLALINDILDFSKIEAGKIEFEDVDFSLNQLLKGIQHSLAFKAEEKGVALRISQDKAIPETLTGDPTRLSQIMNNLVSNAIKFTKQGSVEVRVKIAAQEEGKVKLTFEVEDSGIGIPEDKQNHIFDSFSQASSDTTRNYGGTGLGLAITKKLLELQGSRIQLKSEEGGGSLFYFSLDFRTSSQVVEDKSVFLQGKEAFRSLEGYKVLLVEDNKMNVIVARQFLNKWKLAFEHAENGQEAVDRVLGGEQYDLILMDLQMPVMDGYEASLHIRKVFPDLPIIALTASAMLEIQERVYKVGMNDFVTKPFNPNELYHKIVKQLPRKKEVKA; translated from the coding sequence ATGAAAACATTAGCGCAAGCCATCAGAAAAATCAGTGAGCTGGAAGCAGCACTGGAACATAGCCGCCAGCAACTTGGCTTTCCGGGCAGCCTGATGGCAGTTAATCTAAAAGAGCTTTATGAGTTTGCCGGTGTTGGCTGGTGGACAGCTAATCTGAAGACTGGCAAAATTGACTGGTCGGAAGAAGTGGCCCGGCATTATGACTGGCCTCTTACTGAAGAAGCCCCCGACATTGAGGACTATTATCAGCTCATTCATCCCAATCACCGTGAGCAAGTCAGGGCCTCCTTTGCCCAGGCATACCATAGTGATCAGCTTACTTTTGAGAAGTGCATCCTCAGCCGGAAGAATGTTGTGCGCTACCTTAAGACCACAGTAAAGCCTCTTAAGAATAAAAAGGGTGAGAAAGTAGGTTTATACGGTACCACTCTGGACATCACAGACAATAAAAAGGCCGAAGAGGAACTGAGAGCTGAAAAGGAGAAATATAAGCTTATCGCCAACAGTGTTCAGGATTTGATCTGTATGCACCATACAGATGCCTCTTTCACCTATTTATCCCCTTCAGTGAAGCATATTTTAGGCTATGCCGAAGAAGAATTGATAGGCACAAACCCCTATGAGCTCTTCCATGTTGAAGATATTCCTAAAATAGAGGACGCTTATCTTCACCTCGCCATGAAAGACAAAAAGGATAATTGGATGGAGTACCGGATGCGCAGAAAAGATGGACGGTACATCTGGCTGCAGACCAACCTGACTCCAATTATTGTTGAAGGTGAAGTGGTAGCCATTCAGTCCGTTTCCCGCGATATTACTACGCAACATATAGCGCAGGATCAGCTCAAAGTCAGTGAGCGTAACTACCGCCGTCTGGCCTCTAATATTCCTGATACCGACATTTTCCTTTTTGATAAAGATATGCGCTTGATCCTGGCGGATGGAGCTACTATGCAAAAACAGGGGAAGAGGTCTGAGGCATATGAGGGAAAATATCTGGAAGAAGCAGTGCCGGAGAACATCAAAAATTATTTCAAGCCTATCTTTGAAGCTACGGTCCGGGGAGAGTCTGTCCATTCCAGTGTTATGTCTGAAGGTGAGTACTATAGTCATCGTACGGTACCTCTGCGCGACGAAGAGGGGCAAATTGAAGGAGGGCTGCTGGTAAGTCAGAATATCAGCGAACAGAAAAAAGCAGAAGAAGCGCTGCTAAAGGTCAAGGAAGAACTGGAGGAGGCACAGGAGCTGGCGGGTATTGGCAGCTGGGAGCTGGAAATCAAGACCGGCAAGCTTAGCCTTTCCCCACAGTTTAAAAAACTGATCGGGGCAAAATCGGATTTCAGCCCTGACCTGTACCGGGGCCTTAATTTCTTCAGTAAGCACTCCCGCCAGCTGTTTGAGGAGCATGTGCGTAAGTCTATGCAGGAGGGAAGTAATTTTGACCTGGAGCTTGAAATGTCTATCCCCGCTATGAAGCGTATGTGGGTAAGGACATTGGGCAAAACCATAATGCGCAACCAGAAGCCTTATAAGCTTAAGGGAGTGTTTCAGGACATCAGTAAAGCCAAGAAAGCGGAACAGCATCAGAAGCGTTTTCAGAAAGGTTTAAAAACTTTAAACCTTATCGCCTCGCACAGTAAGCTGGATTTTAAAACCCAGATAGACAGGTCATTGTCAGAAGTGGCGGATTTCCTGGGCATGCCCCTGGGGGTGATCAGCCGGGTGGAGGAAAACTACTGCCATGTCAGCCACTCTGTACGTACTACCAACAGTCTTCCTGATATGCAGGGCATGCGTATGCCCCTGGATCATACCTATTGCAGCCTGGCTTATCATCAAAATGATGTGGTAGCGGTATCTGATATGAAAGCTTCAGCTTATAAAGAACATCCTGCCTATGCCAAAATCAGAATGGAGAGCTATATAGGTACGCCTCTGCGCATTGACGATAAAATATATGGCATCGTCAACTTTATGGATATTTCCCCTCGTGAGGAGGACTTCTCTGATGAAGCTAAAGAGTTTGTTCGTTTGTTTGCCCGCTGGGTAAGCGCTACCCTGGAGCGGATACACAAGGAAGAAGAGCTGATACAGGCAAAAAGGCAGGCCGAGCATGCCTCCATGGCCAAGGCGCAGTTCCTTTCTACCATGAGTCACGAGATCCGTACGCCCCTCAATGCGGTTATTGGTATTTCTCACCTGCTGCTGCAGGATGATCCCAAGCCTGAGCAGCTGGAGAACCTGCATGCGCTGCGCTTTTCCGGTGAAAACCTGCTGGCACTGATCAATGACATCCTGGACTTCAGCAAGATTGAAGCCGGTAAGATAGAATTTGAAGATGTAGACTTCAGCCTGAACCAGCTCCTGAAAGGCATTCAACACTCATTGGCTTTCAAAGCGGAGGAAAAGGGAGTGGCCCTACGCATCAGTCAGGACAAAGCCATCCCGGAAACCCTGACGGGTGATCCTACCCGCCTTTCCCAGATCATGAACAACCTGGTAAGCAATGCCATCAAGTTTACGAAGCAGGGCAGCGTAGAGGTCAGGGTAAAAATTGCTGCTCAGGAGGAAGGAAAAGTAAAGCTCACCTTTGAAGTAGAGGACAGTGGCATTGGTATCCCTGAAGATAAGCAAAACCACATTTTTGACAGCTTCTCCCAGGCAAGCTCGGATACCACCCGGAACTATGGTGGCACCGGACTGGGCCTGGCGATCACCAAAAAGCTACTGGAGCTACAGGGCAGCCGGATACAGCTCAAAAGCGAGGAAGGAGGAGGCTCTCTCTTCTACTTCAGCCTGGACTTCAGGACAAGTAGCCAGGTGGTAGAAGATAAGTCGGTATTTTTACAGGGCAAGGAAGCCTTCCGCAGCCTGGAAGGCTATAAGGTGTTGCTGGTGGAAGACAATAAGATGAATGTCATTGTGGCGCGCCAGTTCCTGAACAAGTGGAAGCTCGCGTTTGAGCATGCTGAAAACGGGCAGGAAGCGGTAGACAGGGTGCTGGGAGGGGAGCAATATGACCTCATCCTGATGGACCTGCAGATGCCGGTGATGGATGGCTATGAAGCCAGCTTACATATCCGTAAAGTTTTTCCGGACCTACCCATCATCGCGCTCACGGCATCAGCCATGCTGGAGATACAGGAGCGAGTCTATAAGGTAGGCATGAATGACTTTGTCACCAAGCCCTTCAATCCCAATGAGCTGTACCACAAGATCGTAAAGCAGCTCCCTCGGAAGAAAGAGGTGAAAGCTTAG
- a CDS encoding metallophosphoesterase yields the protein MYDIIGDIHGQADKLQQLLTFLDYRLGDNGYHHPQRKAIFVGDFINKGPASREVLETVRNMVAQGAAYAVAGNHEYYLIGFFHKHAYGAYIREHSENNTSQHAPTFSSFGQDREALLDYLRWMKTLPLFLELPGIRVVHAYWHRQSIDFIRRHHPQACLDDQMLQAMLPGSEVTQAVEELLIGLKLPLPSYSASPGFKAKWWEVGKTHQYNALAIRPDSTLGNPHISYGDMVAETYHYPEGEVPLFFGHYNLPGKPELLAPNYTCLDFKLENEPLLVAYRWDGKAQLRHDKLVYV from the coding sequence ATGTACGATATCATCGGAGACATCCACGGACAAGCAGATAAGCTGCAGCAGCTTCTGACATTTCTAGACTATCGCCTGGGTGATAACGGCTACCATCACCCTCAGCGCAAAGCAATATTTGTGGGAGATTTTATCAATAAGGGGCCGGCATCAAGGGAAGTACTGGAGACCGTCAGGAACATGGTAGCACAAGGGGCAGCCTATGCTGTGGCGGGCAATCACGAATATTACCTGATCGGTTTCTTCCACAAACATGCTTATGGCGCATACATCCGTGAGCATAGCGAGAACAATACCAGCCAGCACGCACCTACATTCTCTTCCTTCGGACAGGACAGAGAGGCTTTACTAGACTACCTTCGCTGGATGAAGACCTTACCGCTCTTTCTTGAACTGCCGGGAATCCGGGTAGTGCATGCCTACTGGCATCGGCAGAGCATTGACTTTATCAGACGGCACCATCCCCAGGCCTGCCTGGATGACCAAATGCTGCAGGCAATGCTCCCCGGAAGCGAAGTGACGCAGGCGGTGGAGGAGCTACTGATAGGGCTAAAACTTCCCCTCCCCTCCTATTCAGCCAGCCCCGGCTTTAAAGCCAAATGGTGGGAAGTGGGTAAGACACATCAGTACAATGCGCTGGCCATCCGGCCGGACAGCACTTTGGGGAACCCTCACATTAGCTACGGAGACATGGTAGCTGAAACATACCACTATCCGGAAGGTGAAGTCCCCCTTTTTTTTGGCCATTATAACCTGCCCGGCAAGCCGGAGCTGCTGGCACCAAATTATACCTGCCTGGATTTTAAGCTGGAGAACGAGCCGCTGCTGGTAGCCTATCGCTGGGATGGAAAAGCTCAGCTAAGGCATGATAAGCTTGTATATGTATGA
- a CDS encoding RidA family protein translates to MLKIQQITALFTLCIMCACQPGQQQEEVKEASVSRTGVSQTGVSQTGVSQTGDIEQKLADMGVELYDLPVPEANFVRAVRTGNLVFLAGHGPVTPEGNYVTGKLGQDLSIEEGQQAARYTGITLLSALKAEIGDLDKVSRVVKVHGMVNGTTDFIEQPKVMNGFSDFIVEVFGEKGKHARAAVGMGSLPNNIAVEIEMIVEVED, encoded by the coding sequence ATGCTAAAAATTCAACAAATCACTGCTTTATTTACGCTATGTATAATGTGTGCCTGCCAGCCCGGTCAGCAGCAGGAGGAAGTCAAAGAAGCCAGTGTGTCCCGGACAGGTGTGTCCCAGACAGGAGTGTCCCAGACAGGAGTGTCCCAGACAGGTGACATTGAGCAAAAGCTGGCCGATATGGGCGTGGAACTCTATGACCTGCCGGTACCGGAAGCCAATTTTGTAAGAGCGGTCAGGACCGGCAATCTGGTATTCCTGGCGGGGCATGGGCCGGTAACGCCTGAGGGTAATTATGTGACCGGCAAATTAGGCCAGGATTTAAGTATAGAAGAAGGGCAGCAGGCCGCTCGCTATACAGGGATCACGCTCCTCTCTGCCCTGAAAGCTGAAATCGGGGATCTGGATAAGGTAAGCCGAGTGGTCAAAGTCCATGGGATGGTCAATGGTACCACTGACTTTATTGAGCAGCCCAAGGTGATGAATGGCTTCTCGGACTTTATCGTAGAAGTGTTTGGTGAGAAGGGTAAACATGCACGTGCCGCGGTAGGTATGGGCTCCTTGCCTAACAATATTGCTGTAGAAATTGAGATGATCGTAGAGGTGGAGGATTGA
- a CDS encoding exonuclease domain-containing protein → MNFVALDFETANHRRESVCEIGIAIVQDGIVREQKSWLVRPRDNWFNSMNTRIHGIDATKVADAPEFDELWQSVSGYFEGANVIAHNASFDLSVLRHVLAQYELPFPELSYACSLQVARRAWRGFPSYGLSALSQRFGISLNHHAAGSDAEACAHIMLRAMEAHSLSHFGDIEEAFGLRIGKLYTQGYIPAGRIRPEKKKKPSLHSMPLDLSRVSKSHPLYGKTVVFTGSLRSMSRAEAQKSVIEAGGHSSNYVNERTHYLVLSERVFLNIEQGINNNKVQQARRLTSGGNGVTLISEKEFLNLLQHEVSGGS, encoded by the coding sequence ATGAATTTTGTGGCGCTGGATTTTGAAACCGCCAATCACCGAAGAGAGAGTGTTTGCGAAATTGGTATTGCCATTGTACAGGACGGCATTGTCCGAGAGCAAAAGTCCTGGCTGGTGAGGCCACGCGACAACTGGTTCAACAGCATGAACACCAGAATACATGGTATAGATGCCACTAAAGTAGCTGATGCACCGGAGTTTGACGAGTTATGGCAAAGCGTAAGCGGGTATTTTGAAGGGGCCAATGTCATCGCCCATAATGCCAGTTTTGACCTGAGTGTGTTGCGCCATGTACTCGCTCAGTACGAGCTTCCCTTTCCCGAGCTGAGTTATGCCTGTAGCCTGCAGGTAGCCCGCAGAGCCTGGCGCGGCTTTCCCTCCTACGGACTTAGTGCTCTTTCTCAAAGGTTCGGCATATCCCTCAACCACCACGCCGCCGGCTCAGATGCTGAAGCCTGTGCCCACATCATGCTCAGGGCGATGGAGGCCCACAGCCTCAGCCATTTTGGAGACATAGAAGAGGCTTTTGGCTTACGTATCGGCAAGCTTTACACCCAGGGCTATATCCCGGCAGGACGTATCCGGCCGGAGAAGAAAAAGAAGCCTAGTCTGCACAGCATGCCGCTGGACCTCTCCAGGGTAAGCAAATCACACCCTCTCTACGGAAAGACGGTGGTGTTTACCGGATCACTGAGAAGTATGAGTCGTGCTGAGGCACAAAAAAGCGTCATTGAGGCGGGAGGACATTCTAGCAATTATGTCAACGAAAGAACCCACTATCTGGTACTGAGCGAAAGGGTCTTCCTCAATATAGAGCAGGGGATAAATAACAATAAGGTACAACAGGCAAGGCGCCTGACTTCCGGAGGGAATGGGGTTACGCTAATCTCTGAAAAGGAGTTTCTGAACCTCTTACAGCATGAAGTGTCAGGAGGGTCTTAA
- the gatB gene encoding Asp-tRNA(Asn)/Glu-tRNA(Gln) amidotransferase subunit GatB produces the protein MLDKNTREKYTVVIGLEVHAQLLTKSKIFSSDANQYGASPNTNISAITLGHPGTLPLLNKQVIEFAIRMGLACGSEITRYNIFDRKNYFYPDLPKGYQIMQDKTPICVGGGIYIRDEEEEKQIKLHHIHLEEDAGKSIHLDNEPETLVDLNRAGVPLIEIVTDPDLRSSDEAYAMLTEIRKLVRYLDICDGNMEEGSMRCDANVSIMPKGASEYGKKVEVKNMNSIRNVQRAIDHEVERQILLLEAGEEVISETRLFNADNGKTFSMRTKEELNDYRYFPEPDLSPVVVSEAWLEEIKESMPALPHELWHKFVDTYELPPYNAEVLTDTKAMARYFEEVCCHTRHYKGASNWMMGPVRSYLNDASHSIEKMPVKAESLAELVEIVAADKVSFAIASQKIFPYMLEDSSGKSPLKIAEEMNLLHESSSDQIQPLVEEVLADFPQKVEQYRKGKKGLLGMFMGEVMKRSQGKANPKVANALLRKELD, from the coding sequence ATGTTGGATAAAAATACAAGAGAGAAGTATACAGTAGTCATAGGACTGGAAGTACATGCGCAATTACTTACAAAAAGTAAAATATTTTCTTCAGACGCCAATCAGTACGGGGCATCGCCTAATACCAATATCAGCGCTATTACTTTGGGACATCCGGGTACGCTGCCTCTCCTTAACAAACAGGTAATAGAATTTGCTATCCGCATGGGCCTGGCCTGTGGCTCGGAGATCACCCGCTATAATATCTTTGACCGAAAAAACTACTTTTACCCTGACCTTCCCAAAGGATATCAGATCATGCAGGATAAGACACCCATTTGTGTAGGAGGGGGCATATACATCCGCGATGAGGAAGAGGAGAAACAGATTAAGCTTCACCACATCCATTTGGAAGAAGATGCCGGAAAATCTATTCACCTGGATAATGAACCCGAAACCCTGGTAGACCTCAACCGTGCAGGGGTGCCGCTGATAGAGATTGTCACTGATCCTGACCTTCGCAGTTCCGACGAAGCTTATGCCATGCTCACCGAGATTCGCAAGCTGGTCCGTTACCTGGATATCTGCGACGGTAATATGGAAGAAGGCTCTATGCGCTGCGATGCCAACGTATCTATCATGCCCAAAGGTGCCAGCGAATACGGAAAAAAGGTAGAGGTGAAAAACATGAACTCAATCCGTAATGTGCAGCGTGCCATTGACCATGAGGTGGAACGGCAGATATTACTGCTGGAGGCAGGTGAAGAGGTTATCTCCGAAACCCGCCTCTTTAATGCTGATAATGGTAAGACTTTCAGTATGCGTACCAAAGAGGAGCTGAACGACTACCGCTATTTTCCTGAGCCCGACCTCAGCCCGGTAGTGGTATCGGAAGCATGGCTGGAGGAGATCAAAGAAAGTATGCCGGCACTGCCGCACGAATTATGGCATAAGTTCGTTGACACCTATGAGCTGCCGCCTTATAATGCCGAAGTGCTGACCGATACGAAAGCGATGGCACGTTATTTTGAAGAGGTGTGCTGCCATACCAGGCATTATAAGGGGGCCTCCAACTGGATGATGGGGCCGGTAAGGTCGTATCTGAATGATGCTTCGCACAGCATAGAGAAGATGCCGGTAAAAGCAGAGAGCCTGGCCGAGCTGGTAGAGATCGTTGCCGCTGATAAGGTTAGCTTTGCGATAGCCTCACAAAAGATATTCCCTTATATGCTGGAAGACTCAAGTGGTAAGTCGCCGCTGAAAATCGCTGAAGAAATGAACCTGCTACATGAGAGCAGCTCGGATCAGATACAGCCTCTGGTGGAAGAGGTACTTGCCGACTTCCCTCAGAAGGTAGAGCAGTACCGTAAAGGGAAAAAGGGGCTCCTGGGCATGTTTATGGGCGAGGTCATGAAGCGCAGCCAGGGTAAAGCGAACCCCAAAGTAGCTAATGCATTATTAAGAAAAGAATTAGATTAA